A window from Drosophila nasuta strain 15112-1781.00 chromosome 3, ASM2355853v1, whole genome shotgun sequence encodes these proteins:
- the LOC132790943 gene encoding extracellular serine/threonine protein kinase four-jointed, giving the protein MYDIKRLEAGQQQQQQQPQQQPIEKILSDRLCGTTALQQLQLTCSVITPTPRNSNTHCSNISNSNLSSSSSSNCSSINSNPIEATHMTLLTLRRRRAFQRRACLLSILAAFVFGMALGVIVPMLGLPDYFANTSSSGSSLSDEPIVRSLNLSDDPPPLPYSVAFIRDEAVESELSANLELSAEQVFRNAFHLEQDKNAPDSMIVKKLDTNDGSIKEFHVQRISNGRYRKGPERRLSKSSSSAATATASKSLAKPQLQLQHQATSTTAARDQQLQQAGIIESNIYWGELVEQALPKGFAAEDQHSWERYVAGQGQVTRLEQGCGRMQNRLVVFADGTRACARYRQNTDQIQGEIFSYYLGQLLNISNLAPSAATVIDTTTPSWSSALGDITQAQWKERRPVVLTRWLADLEPAGIPQPFQPLERHLNKHDVWNLTQQLQHQQLKRESSESEGESESGSMSRGLLKRLEAAAASSQTVDHQSRMLEESAKELLSSTATATATATATATTTSSTTALLQRLIELAQWSDLIVFDYLIANLDRVVNNLYNFQWNADIMAAPAHNLARQRDTQLLVFLDNESGLLHGYRLLKKYEAYHSLLLDNLCIFRRPTIEALQRLRAGGAGGADGGAGTKLRELFERTTSPNVRDVLPSLPDKSIKILAERIDRVLAQVQKCSDSNKSS; this is encoded by the coding sequence atgtaCGACATCAAGCGCCTGGAAGCcggacaacagcagcagcagcaacaaccccAACAGCAACCAATTGAGAAAATTTTAAGCGATCGTCTGTGCGGCACAACGGCGTTGCAACAGCTACAGCTCACCTGCAGCGTTATAACGCCCACGCCGCGTAACAGCAACACGCActgcagcaacatcagcaacagcaaccttagtagcagcagcagcagcaactgcagcagcatcaacagcaatcCCATTGAAGCCACACACATGACACTGTTGACGCTGCGTCGTCGCCGGGCGTTCCAGCGTCGCGCTTGCCTGCTCAGCATACTGGCCGCCTTTGTCTTTGGCATGGCGCTGGGCGTCATCGTACCCATGCTCGGCCTGCCCGACTACTTTGCCAACAcgagcagcagcggcagcagtcTAAGTGATGAGCCAATTGTTCGATCCCTGAATCTAAGCGACGATCCACCTCCATTGCCCTACAGCGTTGCCTTCATACGCGACGAAGCTGTTGAGTCAGAGCTGTCAGCGAATCTAGAGCTGAGTGCCGAGCAGGTATTTCGCAATGCATTCCACTTGGAGCAGGACAAGAATGCGCCCGACTCCATGATCGTTAAGAAGCTGGACACTAACGATGGCAGCATCAAGGAATTCCATGTGCAGCGCATTAGCAACGGTCGCTATCGCAAGGGACCCGAACGTCGCTTGTCCAAGTCGTCGAGTTCAGCCGCCACAGCCACCGCAAGCAAATCGCTGGCCAAgccacagctgcagctgcaacaccaGGCAACGTCGACGACAGCGGCTCGCGatcagcaactgcagcaggcAGGCATCATCGAGTCGAACATCTATTGGGGCGAACTGGTGGAGCAGGCACTGCCCAAGGGCTTTGCGGCCGAGGATCAGCACAGCTGGGAGCGCTATGTGGCAGGTCAGGGTCAGGTCACGCGGCTGGAGCAGGGCTGTGGACGCATGCAGAATCGTTTGGTTGTGTTCGCTGATGGAACGCGTGCCTGTGCACGCTATCGCCAGAACACGGATCAGATACAGGGCGAGATATTCAGCTATTACCTCGGTCAGCTGCTCAACATTAGCAATCTGGCGCCCAGTGCAGCGACAGTCATTGACACAACGACGCCAAGCTGGTCGAGTGCATTGGGCGACATCACGCAGGCGCAGTGGAAGGAACGTCGGCCGGTGGTGCTAACGCGTTGGCTGGCCGATTTGGAGCCAGCGGGCATACCGCAACCGTTTCAGCCACTGGAGCGACATCTCAACAAGCACGATGTCTGGAACCTAacgcagcagttgcagcatcagcagctgaAGCGGGAGAGCAGTGAGAGCGAgggcgagagcgagagcgggAGCATGTCGCGGGGATTACTCAAGCGACTGGAGGCTGCCGCTGCCAGCAGCCAAACGGTCGATCATCAATCACGCATGCTTGAGGAGTCAGCTAAGGAGTTGTTGTCctcgactgcaactgcaactgcaacggcaacagcaacagcaacgacgaccTCGTCAACGACGGCTCTGCTGCAGCGACTAATTGAATTGGCACAATGGTCCGATTTAATCGTCTTCGATTACCTGATCGCGAACCTCGATCGTGTCGTTAATAACTTGTACAACTTTCAATGGAATGCCGACATTATGGCTGCGCCAGCTCACAATCTTGCCCGCCAGAGGGATACGCAGCTGCTCGTGTTCCTTGACAACGAATCGGGCCTGCTGCATGGCTATCGGCTGCTCAAGAAGTATGAGGCCTATCACAGTCTCCTGCTCGACAATCTGTGCATCTTTCGTCGTCCCACCATCGAGGCGCTGCAGCGATTGCGTGCAGGAGGAGCCGGAGGTGCAGATGGAGGAGCGGGGACAAAGCTGCGCGAACTCTTTGAGCGCACAACCAGCCCGAATGTGCGTGATGTGCTGCCCTCGCTGCCGGATAAATCAATCAAGATTCTGGCGGAACGCATCGATCGCGTGCTGGCCCAGGTCCAAAAgtgcagcgacagcaacaagagcagctAA